One stretch of Deltaproteobacteria bacterium DNA includes these proteins:
- a CDS encoding type II toxin-antitoxin system prevent-host-death family antitoxin → MRTASIREAQHNLPKILRAVSRGEVVEITRRNRVVARLVPAAPGPVGKLPDFVARARTIWGRGPGGKPTSEIVIDARSDR, encoded by the coding sequence CAACATAACCTTCCAAAGATTCTTCGGGCCGTGAGCCGTGGAGAGGTCGTCGAGATCACCAGGCGGAATCGTGTGGTCGCGCGGCTCGTACCTGCCGCGCCTGGGCCGGTGGGAAAGCTCCCGGATTTCGTCGCGCGGGCACGCACGATCTGGGGCCGCGGTCCCGGTGGCAAGCCGACGAGCGAGATCGTGATCGACGCTCGCTCCGATCGCTGA
- a CDS encoding type II toxin-antitoxin system VapC family toxin, whose protein sequence is MLWLDTGVLAALYVPEARSERVARLTRRTGEPIPFSQLHELELTNALQLRVFRREATRGQVVASLARVRDDLEAGVLYRVAVDWPLALARAVELADRHTPRLGCRSLDLLHVSAAAVSASDRFVTADRRQSGMARRAGLVTTRIP, encoded by the coding sequence ATGTTGTGGCTCGACACCGGTGTCCTGGCTGCGCTGTACGTTCCTGAAGCGAGGTCGGAACGCGTCGCACGTCTCACCCGACGGACCGGCGAACCGATCCCTTTCTCTCAGCTCCACGAACTCGAGCTGACCAATGCCCTCCAGCTCCGAGTGTTTCGCCGAGAAGCGACTCGCGGGCAGGTCGTCGCATCGCTCGCGCGTGTGAGGGACGATCTCGAGGCAGGCGTCCTGTATCGCGTCGCGGTCGATTGGCCCCTGGCCTTGGCGAGGGCCGTCGAGCTGGCTGATCGACACACACCACGCCTCGGCTGTCGCTCTCTTGATCTCTTACACGTGTCGGCAGCGGCCGTATCGGCGAGTGACCGCTTCGTCACGGCCGATCGACGTCAGAGCGGAATGGCACGCCGCGCTGGACTCGTGACGACGCGGATCCCCTGA
- a CDS encoding zeta toxin family protein translates to MADLPPRILVLAGTNGAGKSSVGGAFLRQSGGAYFNPDEVAGSMRRADPSLDVATANGRAWGTGRRLLEDAIRGRRDFALETTLGGRTIAGLLAAAAEAGFAVRVWYAGLATPELHLARIAARVRGGGHDIPEDDVRRRFDESRRNLVLLLPRLDELAVWDNSAEADPALGATPRPLLVLHVRQGRIVGPPILARTPAWARPIVAAARKISR, encoded by the coding sequence GTGGCTGACCTGCCCCCGCGGATCCTCGTCCTCGCCGGCACGAACGGCGCCGGCAAGAGCAGCGTCGGCGGCGCGTTCCTGCGTCAGTCAGGCGGCGCGTACTTCAATCCCGACGAGGTCGCCGGCAGCATGCGGCGCGCCGACCCGAGCCTCGACGTCGCGACGGCGAACGGGCGCGCCTGGGGAACGGGACGGCGCCTCCTCGAGGACGCGATCCGCGGGCGCCGGGATTTCGCGCTCGAGACGACGCTCGGCGGGCGCACCATCGCGGGCCTGCTCGCCGCGGCGGCGGAGGCCGGCTTCGCGGTGCGGGTCTGGTACGCGGGGCTCGCGACGCCGGAGCTGCACCTCGCCCGCATCGCGGCGCGCGTCCGCGGCGGCGGCCACGACATCCCCGAGGACGACGTCCGGCGCCGCTTCGACGAGAGCCGGCGGAACCTCGTGCTGCTGCTGCCGCGCCTCGACGAGCTCGCAGTCTGGGACAACAGCGCCGAGGCCGACCCGGCGCTCGGCGCGACGCCGCGGCCGCTCCTCGTGCTGCACGTACGCCAGGGTCGCATCGTCGGACCGCCGATCCTCGCGCGCACGCCCGCGTGGGCGCGCCCGATCGTCGCGGCGGCGCGGAAGATCTCGCGGTAG
- a CDS encoding type II toxin-antitoxin system Phd/YefM family antitoxin codes for MMPTNAMRDERGRAVETITATAAKNAFGKVLDTALARGVVAITKREKVRAVVLSVEAYDALRRSSARLLTDLESEFDALVTAMQAPAARAAGDALFAARSPALGRAARKAAVKPARRKRA; via the coding sequence GTGATGCCTACGAACGCCATGCGGGACGAGCGCGGACGCGCCGTCGAGACGATCACTGCCACCGCGGCCAAGAATGCCTTCGGCAAGGTGCTCGACACCGCCCTCGCGCGCGGCGTCGTCGCCATCACCAAGCGCGAGAAGGTGCGCGCCGTCGTGCTTTCCGTGGAGGCCTACGACGCGCTCCGCCGGAGCTCGGCGCGCCTCCTGACCGACCTCGAGTCCGAGTTCGACGCGCTCGTGACCGCGATGCAGGCGCCCGCGGCGCGTGCGGCCGGCGACGCGCTCTTCGCGGCGCGGTCTCCCGCCCTCGGCCGCGCCGCGCGCAAGGCGGCCGTGAAGCCCGCGCGCCGCAAGCGTGCCTGA
- a CDS encoding thrombospondin type 3 repeat-containing protein — protein sequence MGPSTLYFTVTRGSMSAAGPLTPNVNSEVVGVPIGIQPEASSDIFAVLDPATGAFPPFHTQVLDGNGGPPLAPLTGYTGLGLGLSELNPAPPVVFNDQIADFDWGAPGRGRVFCVQFSLAPGSPTLTPGTNTLRPLGGEPGDIFIACPGPPPFFGMAIPAAFSGLVSGGPGCAPPACDDVDALASTVVSLAPGSPSLLAIPAGPEDVLNLFTGPPLTVAIPGFALGLAPGDDVKGLELVTNPCPVPPMGDVPDGDGVAPCDNCPGVFNPGQEDSDGDLVGDACDPCTDLDGDGFGNAGFPANLCPVDLCPFAPGPNIDTDGDGPADECDTCPLVPNPGQADGDFDGDGDVCDNCPVDFDPTQADGDLDLVGDVCDICTGGVGMTKAQLKLGKLLAPAGDDQLQMQGNLSFPPPLPLPIPPLSVQVDGMRVQIVDLGAGSAVIFDHYIPPGLVPNICGPKDGWKTNGTFTSMKFATKLDAVPPGCVGGSALGIGQAQAQDKTAKSKGASFKVKGKNGTYAPAVGPFRMTVVLGGPVHQAAGQCAQHTFPAPNCVTKPGGSQIKCK from the coding sequence ATGGGTCCGAGCACCCTCTACTTCACCGTGACCCGGGGCTCGATGAGCGCCGCCGGACCGTTGACCCCGAACGTGAACTCCGAGGTCGTCGGCGTTCCGATCGGCATCCAGCCCGAGGCGTCGAGCGACATCTTCGCCGTGCTCGACCCGGCAACGGGCGCCTTCCCGCCCTTCCACACGCAGGTGCTGGACGGCAACGGCGGGCCGCCGCTCGCGCCGCTCACCGGCTACACGGGCCTCGGCCTCGGGCTCTCCGAGCTGAATCCGGCCCCACCCGTCGTCTTCAACGACCAGATCGCGGACTTCGACTGGGGCGCCCCGGGCCGCGGACGCGTCTTCTGCGTGCAATTCTCCCTCGCCCCGGGCTCGCCGACCCTGACGCCCGGCACCAATACCCTCCGCCCCTTGGGCGGCGAGCCGGGTGACATCTTCATCGCCTGCCCCGGACCACCCCCGTTCTTCGGGATGGCCATACCCGCGGCGTTCAGCGGGCTCGTGAGCGGTGGCCCGGGATGCGCGCCCCCCGCCTGCGACGACGTCGACGCGCTCGCGAGCACCGTCGTTTCGCTCGCCCCCGGCTCCCCATCGCTGCTCGCGATCCCGGCGGGCCCGGAAGACGTCCTGAATCTCTTCACGGGTCCGCCGCTCACCGTCGCCATCCCTGGTTTCGCCCTCGGCCTCGCGCCGGGCGACGACGTGAAGGGCCTCGAGCTCGTCACCAACCCGTGCCCGGTTCCGCCGATGGGTGACGTTCCTGACGGTGACGGCGTCGCGCCGTGCGACAACTGTCCCGGCGTCTTCAACCCCGGTCAGGAGGACAGCGACGGCGACCTCGTCGGCGACGCCTGCGATCCGTGCACCGACCTCGACGGCGACGGCTTCGGCAACGCCGGGTTCCCCGCCAACCTCTGCCCGGTGGATCTCTGCCCGTTCGCTCCCGGGCCGAACATCGACACCGACGGCGACGGCCCCGCCGACGAGTGCGACACCTGCCCGCTGGTGCCGAATCCGGGGCAGGCCGACGGCGACTTCGACGGCGACGGCGACGTCTGCGACAACTGCCCCGTCGACTTCGACCCGACGCAGGCCGACGGCGACCTCGACCTCGTCGGCGACGTCTGCGACATCTGCACGGGCGGCGTCGGCATGACGAAGGCGCAGCTGAAGCTCGGGAAGCTGCTCGCGCCCGCCGGCGACGATCAGCTCCAGATGCAGGGCAACCTGAGCTTTCCGCCACCCCTCCCGCTGCCGATCCCGCCGCTCAGCGTGCAGGTCGACGGCATGCGGGTCCAGATCGTCGACCTCGGCGCCGGCAGCGCGGTGATCTTCGACCACTACATTCCGCCCGGCCTCGTGCCGAACATCTGCGGGCCGAAGGACGGCTGGAAGACCAACGGCACGTTCACCAGCATGAAGTTCGCGACCAAGCTCGACGCAGTGCCGCCGGGCTGCGTCGGCGGCTCGGCGCTCGGCATCGGCCAGGCGCAGGCGCAGGACAAGACCGCCAAGTCGAAGGGCGCCTCCTTCAAGGTGAAGGGCAAGAACGGCACCTACGCCCCGGCGGTGGGCCCGTTCCGCATGACGGTCGTGCTCGGCGGGCCGGTGCATCAGGCCGCCGGTCAATGCGCCCAGCACACCTTCCCGGCCCCGAACTGCGTCACCAAGCCGGGCGGCAGTCAGATCAAGTGCAAGTGA
- a CDS encoding NADH:flavin oxidoreductase, which translates to MSTSPILSPTRLGPLTLRNRIVKCATYETCAEGGLVTDALVEWHREVAAGGVAMTTLAYCAVAADGRTFKDQIVMRPEAAAGLARFAAAMHAEGAKAALQLGHAGWFADPKATGTRPLGPSRTFSLHAQTFARALTAADLDRLERDFAAAARLAVEAGFDALEVHVGHGYLLSQFLSPYNNRRRDEWGGSLENRARFPRRIVRAVREAAGRDVAIWAKLNMEDGFANGLSLDDGLEVARMLEADGALDALQLTGGHTTKTPMFLMRGDSPIDALFARERNPFRRVALRFGAKLVMRNYRFEEAFFAPLARRFRAAVRMPLMLLGGVNQQATMEAALGEGFDLLALGRALIRQPDLVRRIEAGDFDGTLCTHCNQCVAYVGHAPTTCPLR; encoded by the coding sequence ATGTCGACGAGCCCGATCCTGAGCCCGACGCGCCTCGGGCCGCTCACCCTCCGCAACCGCATCGTGAAGTGCGCGACCTACGAGACCTGCGCCGAGGGCGGGCTCGTCACCGACGCGCTCGTCGAGTGGCACCGCGAGGTGGCGGCGGGCGGGGTCGCGATGACGACGCTCGCGTACTGCGCGGTCGCCGCCGACGGCCGCACCTTCAAGGATCAGATCGTGATGCGCCCGGAGGCGGCGGCGGGCCTCGCCCGCTTCGCGGCTGCGATGCACGCCGAGGGCGCGAAGGCGGCGCTCCAGCTCGGCCACGCCGGATGGTTCGCCGACCCGAAGGCGACCGGCACGCGGCCGCTCGGACCGTCGCGGACCTTCAGTCTGCACGCGCAGACGTTCGCGCGGGCGCTCACGGCCGCCGACCTCGATCGCCTCGAGCGCGACTTCGCGGCGGCGGCGCGGCTCGCCGTCGAGGCCGGCTTCGACGCGCTCGAGGTGCACGTCGGGCACGGCTACCTCCTCAGCCAGTTCCTCTCGCCCTACAACAACCGCCGCCGCGACGAATGGGGCGGCAGCCTCGAGAATCGCGCCCGCTTTCCGCGCCGCATCGTGCGCGCCGTGCGGGAAGCGGCGGGACGCGACGTCGCGATCTGGGCGAAGCTCAACATGGAGGACGGCTTCGCGAACGGACTCTCGCTCGACGACGGGCTCGAGGTGGCGCGCATGCTGGAAGCCGACGGCGCGCTCGACGCCCTCCAGCTCACCGGCGGCCACACCACGAAGACGCCGATGTTCCTGATGCGCGGCGACTCGCCCATCGACGCGCTCTTCGCGCGCGAGCGCAATCCGTTCCGGCGCGTCGCGCTCCGCTTCGGCGCCAAGCTCGTCATGCGGAACTACCGCTTCGAGGAGGCGTTCTTCGCGCCGCTCGCCCGCCGCTTCCGCGCCGCCGTCCGCATGCCGCTCATGCTGCTCGGCGGCGTGAACCAGCAGGCGACGATGGAGGCCGCCCTCGGCGAGGGCTTCGATCTCCTCGCGCTCGGCCGCGCCCTCATCCGCCAACCCGATCTGGTGCGCCGCATCGAGGCCGGCGACTTCGACGGCACGCTCTGCACGCACTGCAACCAGTGCGTCGCGTACGTCGGCCACGCGCCCACGACCTGTCCGTTGCGTTGA
- the pbpC gene encoding penicillin-binding protein 1C gives MRRARAAAALGAAMLTVAGAAWLAVATTPVPSFDAVRARHRPSDVPLLDRRGAVLHELRTDAGERRLAWTALADVSPALVPAVLAAEDRRFRDHHGIDVRALAGAALGRFAGRATRGASTITMQLAALLDPALAPPRGGRTFTQKLRQMRAALAIERHWSKNEILEAYLNRVGFRGELRGVGAAAAFLFGKAPHGLATAESLVLAATLRGPNAGRDTVVRRAARLAAASATEVDDDALSAAADRVATATLRSTRADLAPHLAHRLLAERTALLATTLDAATQRVARDALVRALTGLRGRNVEDGAVLVADNASGDVLAWVGGSGMLSRARFVDVVRARRQPGSTLKPFLYGLAFERRLLTPASLVEDTPLALAVPGGLYRPRDYDDRFRGLVSARTALASSLNVPAVRTLGLVGGDAFVALLHDLGFAGVTEEGAFYGPALALGGADVTLFELVGAYRALANGGVWSPLRVSADDAPTGAHRDGAPAAPRRVLSAAAAFQVGDVLADREGRSATFGLESALATRFFTAVKTGTSKEMRDNWCLGWSERYTVGAWVGNASGAPMHDVSGVMGAAPVWLEVMSWLHRATPSVAPAPPPGLVAAEVAFPNGVEPARREWLASGTEPGARALTLGAARIVAPVDGTIVALDPDIPADRQRVPLEAAGGADGLRWRVDDADLGSAAALALWQPTPGTHVVALVDAARGTRASATVEVRGARHR, from the coding sequence GTGAGACGTGCGCGCGCCGCGGCCGCGCTCGGCGCGGCGATGCTCACCGTCGCGGGCGCCGCTTGGCTCGCGGTCGCGACGACCCCGGTTCCCTCGTTCGACGCCGTCCGCGCGCGCCACCGCCCCTCCGACGTCCCCCTCCTCGATCGGCGCGGCGCGGTCCTCCACGAGCTTCGCACCGACGCGGGCGAGCGCCGCCTCGCCTGGACCGCGCTCGCCGACGTGTCGCCCGCCCTCGTCCCGGCCGTGCTCGCCGCCGAGGACCGGCGCTTTCGGGACCACCACGGCATCGACGTACGGGCGCTCGCCGGCGCGGCGCTCGGGCGTTTCGCCGGTCGCGCGACGCGCGGCGCGAGCACGATCACGATGCAGCTCGCGGCGCTCCTCGATCCCGCGCTCGCGCCGCCCCGCGGCGGGCGCACGTTCACGCAGAAGCTCCGCCAGATGCGAGCGGCGCTCGCGATCGAGCGGCACTGGTCGAAGAACGAGATCCTCGAGGCGTACCTGAACCGCGTCGGCTTCCGCGGCGAGCTCCGTGGCGTCGGCGCCGCGGCGGCGTTCCTCTTCGGCAAAGCCCCCCACGGACTCGCCACGGCGGAGTCGCTGGTGCTGGCGGCTACGTTGCGGGGCCCCAACGCGGGGCGCGACACGGTCGTGCGGCGCGCCGCGCGCCTCGCGGCCGCGAGCGCCACGGAGGTCGACGACGATGCGCTCTCGGCCGCGGCCGATCGAGTCGCGACCGCGACGCTCCGGAGCACGCGCGCCGATCTCGCGCCGCACCTCGCGCACCGCCTGCTCGCCGAGCGCACCGCGCTGCTCGCGACGACGCTCGACGCCGCTACCCAACGCGTCGCGCGCGACGCCCTCGTCCGCGCGCTCACGGGCCTCCGCGGACGCAACGTCGAGGACGGCGCGGTGCTCGTCGCCGACAACGCGAGCGGCGACGTGCTCGCATGGGTCGGCGGCAGCGGCATGCTCTCCCGTGCCCGCTTCGTCGACGTCGTCCGCGCCCGCCGGCAACCCGGCTCGACGCTCAAGCCCTTCCTCTACGGGCTCGCGTTCGAGCGCCGCCTGCTGACGCCGGCGTCGCTGGTCGAGGACACGCCGCTCGCGCTGGCGGTGCCGGGCGGGCTCTACCGACCGCGCGATTACGACGACCGCTTCCGCGGGCTCGTCAGCGCGCGCACCGCGCTCGCGTCGTCGCTGAACGTCCCGGCGGTGCGAACGCTCGGGCTCGTCGGCGGCGACGCCTTCGTGGCGCTGCTCCACGACCTCGGCTTCGCCGGCGTGACCGAGGAGGGCGCGTTCTACGGTCCGGCGCTCGCCCTCGGCGGTGCCGACGTGACGCTCTTCGAGCTCGTCGGTGCCTACCGCGCGCTCGCGAACGGCGGCGTCTGGTCGCCGCTCCGTGTGTCGGCCGACGACGCGCCGACCGGCGCGCATCGGGACGGCGCGCCCGCCGCGCCGCGCCGCGTGCTCTCGGCCGCCGCGGCTTTTCAGGTGGGCGACGTCCTCGCCGACCGCGAGGGCCGCAGCGCCACCTTCGGCCTCGAGAGCGCGCTCGCCACCCGCTTCTTCACCGCCGTGAAGACCGGCACCAGCAAGGAGATGCGCGACAACTGGTGCCTCGGATGGTCCGAGCGCTACACGGTCGGCGCCTGGGTCGGCAACGCGTCGGGCGCCCCCATGCACGACGTGAGCGGCGTCATGGGCGCCGCGCCCGTCTGGCTCGAGGTGATGAGCTGGCTCCACCGCGCGACCCCGAGCGTCGCACCCGCACCGCCCCCCGGCCTCGTCGCCGCGGAGGTCGCGTTCCCGAACGGCGTCGAGCCGGCGCGCCGCGAGTGGCTCGCGTCCGGCACGGAGCCGGGCGCGCGCGCGCTCACCCTCGGCGCGGCGCGCATCGTGGCGCCGGTCGACGGCACCATCGTCGCGCTCGACCCCGACATCCCCGCCGACCGGCAGCGCGTCCCGCTCGAAGCGGCGGGCGGCGCCGACGGGCTCCGCTGGCGCGTCGACGATGCCGACCTCGGGTCCGCCGCCGCTTTGGCCCTCTGGCAGCCGACGCCCGGGACGCACGTCGTGGCGCTCGTCGACGCGGCGCGCGGGACGCGCGCGAGCGCGACGGTGGAGGTGCGCGGGGCCCGACACCGGTAG